In the Arthrobacter zhaoxinii genome, one interval contains:
- a CDS encoding YlbL family protein, translated as MRPSHDDSRTAAQGGPVSPAPGEFPVPAPQPDGSYSVYPYQGLGPGRPAPAKRTVRSRAMIVSGALAVVLGAAAVLLPAQYVVESPGPTFNTLGSAGDSEIIEIEGRRSYPTKGELDLTTVYVSGGPSTNISIFQAVGGWANNDDVVYPTEFLYAPGTTSDEVDEENAAAMTSSQESAVAAALTQLDIPFTQELTVAAVVEGSPAEGVLQAGDTVTAVGDTLIDGIDSLRAVLNDGGGSAAEITVRRDGNEVTESVTPRQSDSGVYQLGIELATSFEFPFEVSIGAGMEQVGGPSAGMMFALGIVDRLTPEPLTGGRHFAGTGTIDAAGNVGPIGGIRQKLIGASDAGAEYFLAPADNCGEVVGHIPDGLEVVKVSTLDEAVQAVEKLAAGGSAADLPQCTP; from the coding sequence TTGCGCCCCTCTCATGACGACAGCAGGACCGCGGCGCAGGGCGGGCCGGTCAGTCCCGCACCCGGGGAGTTCCCCGTCCCGGCCCCGCAGCCGGACGGCAGCTACTCCGTGTACCCCTATCAGGGCCTGGGCCCGGGACGCCCGGCACCGGCGAAACGCACCGTCCGCTCCCGCGCAATGATCGTCTCGGGAGCGCTCGCCGTCGTACTTGGTGCCGCCGCCGTGCTGCTGCCCGCCCAGTACGTGGTGGAGTCCCCGGGGCCCACGTTCAACACGCTGGGCAGCGCCGGAGACTCGGAGATCATTGAAATCGAGGGGCGCCGGAGTTATCCCACGAAGGGTGAACTGGACCTGACCACGGTGTACGTTTCCGGCGGACCCAGCACCAATATCAGCATCTTCCAGGCTGTGGGGGGCTGGGCGAACAACGACGACGTTGTGTACCCCACCGAATTCCTCTACGCGCCGGGAACCACCAGCGACGAGGTGGACGAGGAAAACGCCGCTGCCATGACGTCGTCGCAGGAATCCGCCGTCGCCGCTGCCCTGACGCAGCTGGACATCCCCTTTACACAGGAACTCACCGTCGCCGCCGTGGTTGAAGGCTCGCCGGCCGAAGGCGTGCTGCAGGCGGGAGACACCGTGACCGCGGTGGGGGACACCCTGATTGACGGCATCGACAGCCTGCGTGCGGTACTGAACGACGGCGGCGGCTCGGCTGCGGAGATCACGGTGCGCCGGGACGGGAACGAAGTCACCGAATCCGTGACGCCGCGGCAGTCCGACTCGGGTGTCTATCAGCTCGGCATTGAGCTGGCGACGTCCTTCGAGTTCCCCTTCGAGGTCAGCATCGGCGCGGGAATGGAACAGGTGGGCGGACCGTCCGCCGGAATGATGTTCGCCCTGGGGATCGTGGACCGGCTCACCCCGGAACCGCTCACGGGCGGCAGGCACTTCGCCGGAACCGGGACCATCGACGCGGCCGGCAACGTAGGTCCCATCGGTGGAATCCGGCAGAAACTCATCGGGGCGTCCGACGCCGGCGCGGAGTATTTCCTTGCCCCTGCGGACAACTGCGGCGAAGTTGTCGGGCACATCCCTGACGGCCTCGAGGTGGTGAAGGTGTCCACCCTGGATGAAGCTGTCCAGGCGGTGGAAAAGCTCGCCGCCGGTGGAAGCGCGGCGGACCTGCCTCAGTGCACCCCCTAG
- a CDS encoding zinc-dependent metalloprotease, which yields MSSNPSDRGDDPQDPLSEMLARLFGAGGAGGMDPSELAKAAGLPSDPNAMAMIFQQVQAMFSSSSDGPVNWQLAKDNARRVAATGSDPSTSPAQAREVDEALHLAELWLDPATDFASTASLGRAWSRAEWVEATMDSWRRLTEPVAVSISEALSNAITAQMPEEMKSMMGGASSMLANMGGAMFGIQLGQAVGALSKEVVSSTDIGLPLAAGTMALLPANVAAFGEGLDVPEAEIRLYLAVREAAHARLFARAPWLASHLFGTIESYARGIHIDMSKIEEAARDIDPSNPESIQSALSGGVFQPQRTPAQDAALERLETALALVEGWVDEVTAAATANLPSAGALREMIRRRRASGGPAEHTFASLVGLELRPRRLRDAAALWAHLTEERGIEGRDAVWEHPDLMPTSEDLDDPKGFGRRRELLEAADSDVDAALKRLLEGGFDTPAEGSEEAAPDAPDAGTETPDAGSTDGGADQAGGEGDTDNGNGGDGKPGAS from the coding sequence ATGAGCTCCAATCCATCCGACCGCGGCGACGACCCGCAGGATCCGCTGTCCGAAATGCTCGCGCGCCTGTTCGGCGCCGGCGGAGCAGGGGGCATGGATCCCTCCGAGCTGGCGAAGGCCGCCGGACTGCCCTCGGACCCCAACGCGATGGCGATGATCTTCCAGCAGGTCCAGGCCATGTTCAGCTCATCCTCGGACGGTCCGGTGAACTGGCAGCTCGCCAAGGACAACGCCAGGCGGGTCGCGGCAACCGGCAGCGACCCCTCCACCAGCCCGGCCCAGGCCCGCGAGGTTGACGAAGCCCTGCACCTGGCCGAGCTCTGGCTGGACCCTGCCACCGATTTTGCGTCCACCGCCAGCCTCGGCCGCGCCTGGTCGCGGGCGGAATGGGTGGAAGCCACCATGGATTCCTGGCGCCGCCTGACCGAGCCCGTGGCCGTGAGTATTTCGGAGGCGCTGTCCAACGCCATCACGGCGCAGATGCCCGAGGAAATGAAGTCCATGATGGGCGGAGCATCCTCCATGCTCGCCAATATGGGCGGGGCGATGTTCGGCATCCAGCTCGGCCAAGCGGTGGGAGCACTGTCCAAGGAAGTGGTCAGCTCCACCGATATCGGCCTGCCGCTGGCCGCCGGAACCATGGCGCTGCTGCCCGCCAACGTTGCCGCCTTCGGCGAAGGCCTGGACGTACCCGAGGCGGAGATCCGCCTGTACCTGGCCGTCCGCGAAGCCGCGCATGCACGCCTCTTCGCGCGGGCTCCGTGGCTCGCATCGCATCTCTTCGGCACCATTGAAAGCTATGCCCGCGGCATCCACATCGATATGTCCAAGATCGAGGAAGCCGCCCGGGACATCGATCCTTCCAATCCGGAATCCATCCAGTCCGCCCTTTCCGGCGGCGTTTTCCAGCCCCAGCGCACGCCGGCGCAGGACGCAGCCCTGGAACGGCTCGAGACCGCACTGGCACTGGTGGAAGGCTGGGTGGACGAAGTCACCGCAGCAGCCACAGCGAACCTTCCCTCGGCAGGCGCCCTGCGCGAAATGATCCGCCGGCGCCGTGCCAGCGGCGGCCCGGCAGAGCACACCTTCGCCTCCCTGGTGGGGCTTGAGCTCCGTCCGCGGCGGCTGCGCGATGCCGCCGCTCTCTGGGCGCACCTGACGGAGGAACGCGGCATCGAAGGCCGCGACGCCGTCTGGGAGCACCCGGACCTGATGCCCACTTCCGAGGACCTGGACGATCCGAAGGGCTTCGGCCGGCGGCGCGAGCTGCTGGAGGCTGCCGACTCCGACGTCGATGCCGCCCTTAAGCGCCTGCTCGAGGGCGGATTCGATACCCCTGCAGAGGGATCGGAGGAGGCTGCTCCGGACGCCCCGGACGCAGGAACCGAGACCCCGGACGCAGGATCCACCGACGGCGGCGCCGACCAGGCCGGCGGCGAAGGCGACACCGATAACGGAAACGGCGGGGACGGCAAGCCCGGAGCCAGCTGA
- a CDS encoding M48 family metallopeptidase, whose protein sequence is MPSPHQTVDASIPATTSNGTPIQVRRSARRKRTVNAVFRDGVALISIPAHFSAAQEAEWVRRMVVRLEERVAGASDSGTGEDDLMLRAAELSRTYLSGRARPESVRWVSNQNSRWGSATPGRGTIRLSDKLQGMPQWVVDYVLLHELAHLLVPSHGPAFWRLLEGYPQTETAKAFLSGAAFASARGLKGEMGED, encoded by the coding sequence ATGCCTTCCCCGCACCAGACCGTTGATGCCTCCATCCCGGCCACCACCAGCAATGGAACACCCATCCAGGTGCGCCGGTCCGCCCGTCGGAAGCGGACCGTCAACGCTGTTTTCCGTGACGGGGTCGCCCTGATTTCCATCCCTGCACATTTCTCCGCCGCCCAGGAAGCCGAATGGGTGCGGAGGATGGTGGTGCGGCTGGAAGAGCGCGTGGCCGGTGCGTCGGATTCCGGAACCGGGGAAGATGACCTGATGCTGCGTGCCGCGGAACTGTCCCGGACCTATCTCTCCGGCCGGGCCCGTCCGGAGTCCGTCCGCTGGGTCAGCAACCAGAACTCGCGCTGGGGGTCGGCCACGCCGGGCAGGGGAACCATCCGGCTGTCAGACAAGCTGCAGGGCATGCCGCAGTGGGTGGTGGACTACGTGCTGCTGCATGAACTCGCCCACCTGCTCGTACCCTCGCACGGTCCGGCCTTCTGGCGTCTGCTGGAAGGTTATCCGCAGACAGAGACCGCCAAGGCCTTCCTCTCCGGCGCCGCTTTCGCCAGCGCCCGCGGCCTGAAGGGGGAGATGGGGGAGGACTGA
- a CDS encoding ThiF family adenylyltransferase: MRINPGIHVLEVSPGARQLGIGPGSLLLRNLQDADVAFLAVLRQGVPDGTEQEAAAALFLLPDRAASLLQVLGPLLVPHEGTADPIPSLRSERLLPDAQRLSSAYRVNGEESIRRRATAAVSVDGLGRAGALLARTLASAGIGTLLLTDPAVVSPADVGSAYAMTDIGMNRAAAVKRHLFRVDPTVQVLTMSSGRGRQVPAAVDLAVAVRAVGAVPPDRPPELPGGDGSVPRLILTAQEGGWDVGPLVVPGLTPCLECLDRHRADTDPGWYAAIGALAKGSREVPVPSGNPFGPEGEELAGSVLAAGAAAMAALVFLDGINQPAVLSAVLRLRTSDGYPQLRKLDYHPACGCRLQRRGTRVA, translated from the coding sequence ATGCGGATCAATCCGGGAATTCACGTGCTCGAGGTTTCGCCGGGGGCCCGTCAGCTGGGGATCGGTCCGGGGTCCCTGCTGCTGCGCAACCTCCAGGACGCGGATGTCGCGTTTCTGGCGGTCCTGCGGCAGGGTGTTCCGGACGGAACGGAGCAGGAGGCGGCAGCGGCCCTGTTCCTGCTTCCGGACCGCGCAGCTTCGCTGCTGCAGGTGCTGGGCCCGCTGCTGGTACCGCACGAAGGAACAGCGGACCCCATCCCCTCCCTGCGTTCGGAACGGCTGCTTCCCGACGCGCAGCGTCTCTCGTCCGCTTACCGGGTCAACGGCGAGGAATCCATCCGGCGGCGCGCCACGGCAGCCGTGTCCGTGGACGGACTGGGACGGGCAGGGGCCCTGCTGGCACGGACCCTTGCCTCCGCAGGTATCGGAACCCTGCTGCTGACGGACCCGGCAGTGGTGTCCCCCGCGGATGTCGGCAGCGCCTATGCCATGACGGACATCGGGATGAACCGCGCAGCTGCCGTGAAGCGCCACCTGTTCCGGGTGGATCCCACCGTCCAGGTGCTGACCATGTCCTCCGGCCGTGGCCGGCAGGTCCCCGCCGCGGTGGACCTCGCCGTCGCCGTCCGTGCGGTGGGCGCGGTTCCGCCGGACCGGCCGCCGGAGCTTCCCGGAGGCGACGGCAGCGTTCCGCGCCTGATACTGACTGCACAGGAAGGCGGATGGGACGTCGGCCCGCTGGTGGTCCCGGGACTCACGCCGTGCCTGGAATGCCTGGACCGGCACCGGGCAGACACCGATCCGGGGTGGTACGCCGCCATAGGAGCCCTCGCGAAGGGCAGCCGGGAGGTGCCCGTCCCCTCCGGAAACCCGTTCGGTCCCGAGGGCGAGGAACTTGCCGGGTCAGTGCTCGCCGCCGGGGCTGCAGCCATGGCAGCACTGGTGTTTCTGGACGGCATCAATCAGCCGGCCGTGCTTTCCGCGGTCCTGCGGCTGCGGACCTCCGACGGGTACCCGCAGCTGAGGAAGCTGGACTACCACCCGGCCTGCGGCTGCCGGCTGCAGCGCAGGGGCACCCGGGTGGCCTAG
- a CDS encoding ATP-dependent DNA helicase UvrD2, translating to MSSGSPEARILAGLDDEQRAVATTLTGPLCVLAGAGTGKTRAITHRMAYGVATGVYKPQQVLAVTFTARAAAEMRTRLRDLGSGGVQARTFHAAALKQLQYFWPHTVGGAMPGLLDHKAQIIAEAARRLRLSTDRAAIRDVAAEIEWAKVSMLTPDSYVKAAGDREPPAGFDLTAISRIFQSYEDVKVDRNIIDFEDVLLIMVGILQEDERVAAMVRDQYRHFVVDEYQDVSPLQQRLLDLWLGPRDELCVVGDSSQTIYSFTGATPRHLLDFTKRFPNADVVKLVRDYRSTPQVVGLANRILAARTAEGERNRTAPAWPTPLELVAQRPAGPEPTFTECADDEAEAAHVASSIKALIEQGVQASEIAVLFRTNGQSQAYEQALASAGVGYQLRGGERFFARREVRDAVLQLRAASRSVGNEPVPQLVRDILASLGYTPEAPAGGGATRERWESLAALVSLAEELQVTRTRDPDSIFTMQDFVAELEERAAAQHAPRVQGVTLASLHSAKGLEWDAVFLVGLSEGLMPISFADTPEAVDEERRLLYVGITRAREHLALSWSTARTPGGRANRKPSRFLDGLRPRTERDAGRTAGPARQTRRKVTGPAKCRSCGALLTTGAERKVGRCGDCPVTYEEATFDALREWRRATAAEAGIPAFVVFTDATLVAIAEDRPPSLNRLATLPGVGPSKLERYGEAVLKVLSESTEA from the coding sequence ATGAGCAGTGGATCACCCGAAGCACGAATCCTGGCAGGGCTTGACGACGAGCAGCGCGCAGTAGCCACCACCCTCACCGGCCCGCTCTGCGTCCTGGCCGGTGCCGGCACCGGTAAAACCCGTGCCATCACGCACCGGATGGCGTACGGCGTGGCCACCGGCGTCTACAAGCCGCAGCAGGTGCTGGCGGTGACGTTCACGGCCCGGGCCGCAGCGGAAATGCGGACCCGGCTGCGGGACCTCGGCTCCGGCGGTGTGCAGGCGCGGACCTTCCACGCTGCCGCTCTGAAGCAGCTGCAGTACTTCTGGCCGCACACCGTGGGCGGAGCGATGCCCGGGCTGCTGGACCACAAGGCCCAAATCATCGCCGAAGCCGCGCGCCGACTCCGGCTGTCCACCGACCGCGCCGCCATCCGCGATGTCGCAGCGGAGATCGAGTGGGCGAAGGTCTCCATGCTCACCCCGGACAGCTACGTGAAGGCAGCCGGGGACCGGGAGCCACCGGCAGGCTTTGACCTGACTGCTATTTCGCGGATCTTCCAGTCCTACGAGGACGTCAAGGTGGACCGCAACATCATCGACTTCGAGGATGTCCTGCTCATCATGGTGGGAATCCTGCAGGAAGACGAGCGGGTGGCGGCCATGGTCCGGGACCAGTACCGGCACTTCGTCGTGGACGAGTACCAGGACGTTTCGCCGCTGCAGCAGCGGCTCCTGGACCTGTGGCTGGGGCCGCGGGACGAACTGTGCGTGGTGGGCGATTCCAGCCAGACCATCTACTCCTTTACGGGTGCCACGCCGCGGCACCTGCTCGACTTCACCAAGCGGTTCCCGAACGCCGACGTCGTCAAACTGGTCCGCGACTACCGTTCCACCCCTCAGGTGGTCGGCTTGGCGAACCGGATCCTCGCCGCCCGCACGGCCGAAGGGGAGCGGAACCGGACGGCACCGGCCTGGCCCACTCCGCTGGAGCTGGTGGCCCAGCGGCCCGCCGGCCCGGAGCCGACGTTCACCGAATGCGCCGACGACGAGGCAGAGGCCGCGCACGTAGCCTCGTCCATCAAGGCACTGATCGAACAGGGAGTCCAGGCCAGCGAGATAGCTGTCCTCTTCCGCACCAACGGGCAGTCGCAGGCCTACGAACAGGCGCTGGCGTCGGCCGGCGTCGGCTATCAGCTGCGCGGCGGAGAACGGTTCTTCGCCCGCCGCGAGGTCCGCGACGCCGTGCTCCAGCTGCGCGCGGCGTCCCGGTCCGTGGGCAACGAACCTGTGCCGCAGCTGGTGCGGGACATCCTGGCTTCCCTGGGCTACACCCCCGAGGCGCCGGCCGGCGGCGGAGCCACCCGCGAGCGGTGGGAATCGCTGGCCGCCCTGGTGTCCCTGGCCGAAGAGCTGCAGGTCACCCGGACCCGCGACCCGGACAGCATCTTCACGATGCAGGACTTCGTGGCGGAACTTGAGGAACGTGCTGCAGCCCAGCACGCGCCCCGGGTCCAAGGGGTGACCCTCGCGTCCCTGCACTCCGCGAAAGGCCTCGAGTGGGATGCCGTCTTCCTGGTAGGGCTGAGCGAAGGCCTCATGCCGATCTCGTTTGCCGACACGCCTGAAGCCGTCGATGAGGAACGGCGGCTGCTGTACGTCGGCATTACCCGTGCCCGGGAGCACCTGGCCCTGTCCTGGTCCACGGCCCGGACGCCGGGCGGGCGTGCCAACCGGAAACCGTCGCGGTTCCTGGACGGGCTGCGGCCCCGGACCGAGCGGGACGCCGGGCGTACCGCAGGACCGGCCCGGCAGACCCGGCGCAAGGTCACCGGGCCGGCAAAGTGCCGCAGCTGCGGTGCCCTGCTGACCACCGGGGCCGAACGCAAGGTCGGACGCTGCGGGGACTGCCCTGTGACGTACGAGGAGGCTACCTTCGACGCGTTGCGCGAATGGCGCCGTGCGACGGCCGCCGAGGCAGGCATTCCGGCTTTTGTGGTGTTTACCGATGCCACGCTGGTTGCCATTGCCGAAGACCGCCCGCCGTCCCTGAACCGGCTGGCCACCCTCCCCGGGGTGGGGCCGTCCAAGCTGGAGCGCTACGGCGAGGCAGTCCTGAAGGTGCTTTCGGAGAGCACCGAGGCCTAG